The window CGTAAATAACGCCATTGAACTCGTCCTGCAGAACTGTCCACCGGCCGCTGGCAGCGAGATTCTTTCGATTCAGGAATCCTTCGGACGAGTGCTGGCCGAAGATCTGCCGGCTCCGGATGATTCACCTCGCTTCGACAAGTCCATGATGGATGGATTTGCCATTCAGCTGCCACACCAGGTTGCGAATCCCCAAAGTACCTATGAGGTGACAGGAACGGTCACTGCCGGCTCAGGATCCAGTGTGGTCATTCGGCCCGGCGAAGCAATCCGAATCATGACCGGCGCGGAAGTGCCGCCAGGGGTGAACTGTGTCGTGCCGATGGAACGCGTGAGCATTCTGGATGGCGATACCAAGAATCCCCGGAGCATTCAGGTCCCCGCAGAAGTTCTCTCGATTGATGCATGTATTACCCGAAAGGGCGGCATCATTAAGGCTGGCTCGCCACTGCTGAAGAAAGGCGTCCGCGTTGCTGCAACGCACGTCGCGGCGCTCGCAGAATTCGGCATCAAAAACGTACCAGCCATCCGCCAACCGAGGGTTGCGATTCTTGCAACCGGAGACGAATTAGTCGATGCAGCGTCTGAGCCAAACGCCGGGCAAATCCGTAACTCAAACGAACCCATGCTTGAGGCTCAGGTAAAGAATTGTCGATGCTGGCCGATCCCGCTCGGCATCGCGCGAGACAATCGCGAAGAACTTGCGGCCCGGATCAGACAGGGTCTGACAGCCGATGTTCTTCTGCTGACCGGCGGCGTTTCCGTTGGAATTCACGACTTTGTCCCTTCCGAACTCGCGGCCGCGAACGTTCGAAAAGTTTTTCACGGCGTAAAAATGAAGCCGGGAAAGCCAATCTGGTTTGGGATCTATGAAACAGCGCCAGCCCCACAGCAGCCCCCACACCGTTGCCTGGTCTACGGTTTACCCGGAAATCCTGTCAGCAGCCTTGTCTGCTTCGAACTGTTCGTACGCCCTGCTCTTCAGCTTCTTCAGGCACAACCCGAGCGGACGGCCTTTCAGGCGAAACTAAAAGAAGATGCCATCGTACGTGGCGACCGTCCGGTCTATCATCCCGCAGTGCTGACCCTGTCGAAAGACGCCGCGGGAATCACCGCACAAATCATTCCCTGGGGCGGATCCTCCGATGTCTGCACAACTGCGTCCGCCAACGGCATGGCCCTTCTGCAACCGGAACATGGCCCCTACAAAGCGGGCGACACTGTTGAAGCTCGACTCTGGACCGAGTTTTTTCATGATTAGGCGACACACGAACTCCACACATTATCGATACAATGCGGTAGGTTTCCTCTCGTGGCCAAATGCGGGGGATAGCGGCAGTGACTGCATCGAAAAATGAACATGGAACGGTCAGCGAAACAAACGAACCTGGTTCCATCGCGCCGGATCCGGACATCAATTTCAGGGAAGAGACATCCGAAGAATTACTCAAAGCTAACGAGCCAACTCATTCTGCTTCATGGCTGGTGTCGCTGATATTCTGGCTTTCGTTGCTCACCGCAGCATCGATGTATGCCGCTGTTGCTCTGTCGCCCAAACTTGCGGAATGGATCGCAGCGAGGGAGAGATACGCGACGAACGCTCACCGACTCGCCCACCTGGAAGATGAAGTTGAATACCTCGAGCGCGTTTCCGCAGCACTGAAAGATGATCCTGAATTCGCCCGCCGGTTAGCTCAGGCCTCGCTTCCTGCGAACTCAGGCGAAGACCAACACATCGTTCCGGTGACAGAAGAACTGCTGTTTGGTGGTCGCGACGACGCCGACGGTTCACAGCCCGCGATCTCAAAACCAGCCTGGCACAATATTGTTCGTATTCTCGCTTCGAACCAGCG is drawn from Planctomycetaceae bacterium and contains these coding sequences:
- a CDS encoding molybdopterin molybdotransferase MoeA is translated as MADLLSVNNAIELVLQNCPPAAGSEILSIQESFGRVLAEDLPAPDDSPRFDKSMMDGFAIQLPHQVANPQSTYEVTGTVTAGSGSSVVIRPGEAIRIMTGAEVPPGVNCVVPMERVSILDGDTKNPRSIQVPAEVLSIDACITRKGGIIKAGSPLLKKGVRVAATHVAALAEFGIKNVPAIRQPRVAILATGDELVDAASEPNAGQIRNSNEPMLEAQVKNCRCWPIPLGIARDNREELAARIRQGLTADVLLLTGGVSVGIHDFVPSELAAANVRKVFHGVKMKPGKPIWFGIYETAPAPQQPPHRCLVYGLPGNPVSSLVCFELFVRPALQLLQAQPERTAFQAKLKEDAIVRGDRPVYHPAVLTLSKDAAGITAQIIPWGGSSDVCTTASANGMALLQPEHGPYKAGDTVEARLWTEFFHD